From the genome of Acidaminococcus sp.:
TGAAATTGCAGCGGAATGGAAAAAGGTAACGGTCAAGAAAGCCATGAACCCTTGCCCCATTGATTTTTCCGAGTTTCATTCCAGTAATCCCCGTGCCCATACGGTTCAAAAGGAATATGAAGGACAGGACCATTCCAACTTCAATCGCCGTCAAAAATATGCTGACGACGAGGAGCCGCAGTTTACAACGCCCTTTGGTGAAGGACCGGGTTTTCTTCCCGTGGAAGCCGGACGTTATCGGTTGATTTGGTCCCGCCATTGTCCGTGGGCTCACAGGATTGCCATTGCTATCGATCTTTTGGGTCTGGATCACGTGATTTCCAAAGGGGTTGTCGATCCGCTGCGTCCTGCTGGTGTCGTTGGGGATTGGTTCTTTACCCTTGACCCCGATGGGGTTGACCCTGTTTTGAAGGTCCACTCCCTGGGGGAATGCTATCGTAAAGGCAACCCTCATTATGATCAGCGCAGTACCGTTCCTGCCATTGTTGATATTACAACGGGCGCTGTTGTCAATAACGACTATCACGATTTGACGACGGAACTGGAAACGGCTTGGAAAAAATTCTTTCGTCCCGACGCACCGGATCTCTATCCAGAAGCCCTCCGTGACGATATTGATGCCCTCAATGACATCA
Proteins encoded in this window:
- a CDS encoding glutathione S-transferase C-terminal domain-containing protein; its protein translation is MSFAKDPEIAAEWKKVTVKKAMNPCPIDFSEFHSSNPRAHTVQKEYEGQDHSNFNRRQKYADDEEPQFTTPFGEGPGFLPVEAGRYRLIWSRHCPWAHRIAIAIDLLGLDHVISKGVVDPLRPAGVVGDWFFTLDPDGVDPVLKVHSLGECYRKGNPHYDQRSTVPAIVDITTGAVVNNDYHDLTTELETAWKKFFRPDAPDLYPEALRDDIDALNDIIYADVNLAVNLAALVTSQKDYEFYYNKVFDRLDWLEKRLSTRRYLFGDTITDSDIRLYVTLARFDLVFYQKYYVNKKRLVDYPNLWNYAKDLYSIPAFGKTTDFDSMRKRFYYVDHTPFEDFPRIVPKGPDMSIWEEPNDRAAKFAK